In the Necator americanus strain Aroian chromosome X, whole genome shotgun sequence genome, TGAAATGAGAAACTTCATATCAATGCTTATTATTGTGGTTAGCGGCCTGGAGAAAAAGTTCTGAAcaaaattctcctttttcgGTGCGGCGCGTTCAAAGACATCACCTCCGATAagagataaaggatgaagtttctgacgttaattaatccgcttgggttgctctctctccctcccgttcacttcaattcagaatcgtttgaggtttacgaacgtgtaactggcctatacgatgacttgcggtggctagccgatgtgtcaagtcagtgtttttttttcctcccagacgagtctggtaccaatttatcgacctcgaagagatgaaaggtttggtgagcacaaggccggattcgaacctccgatcgatcgtgcaggaagcggaacctctaaccgctacaccacacccgcccctgcCACTTCCGAACCCACGATAAATCGTTGGTATCAACACTTCCGGTCAGAAGATCATGACTTTAGTTGACCGAACTATCAGTAACGGATCGCTTACTAtgaaaatttatgagaaaataGTCGGAGAAATGCCGCCGCTAACATCTACGGTGCGTTCAAAGACATCATCTCTAAACCCATGGTATGTCGGTGGTATCAGCACTTCTGCTCAGAAGAGATATCGTTCGATGGTTAAACTCGTTCTGGAGATACTCCTGCCTTCGTCAACGAGACTACGCGATGCTTTGAAAGTGAAGCCTAATGCCATTGCCACGCTATTCACCAGGTAAACGCTTTGAGCCTGGTAACGTCTGTCTACAACATTTCATCATGTTCTCATGTTACGAGGTTGACCAGCCAAAAGACTTAAGAACTACagtagaatcgctaattcttggacagaagacgaaaaaaacgtGCATCCgcgtcgaagaattagcgattctactCTACTACCTTGTGCTGCTTATTGCCTCAATGCAGCTCCTTTCTACGGACAACCATCTTCTTCTGAATATAGGAGCTGGAAGTGAGAACACTTATCTCTTTGCAGTCGCCACAGTGTTGCGCCACAGAAATTGAAAGCTGATGAGTTGTTGAACGCATTTTATAAATCCTGATGGAAACTATCTCACTGATTGAgatcttgatcaccttgatcaccttgacacccgttgatcttcgaactggtcgagcgggcgccagtaattcttccatttgttccggacgcgtgccagagtagcccagtggttcctcctttcgcgtgggacacgaagagcatcatacttttctttaaaggacttcgtgaagaaatctgaccatcgggtcggcggtcttcctgtagtgcgcttaatatcgcggggaacccagtcgctcacggctctggtccaacggttgtcgttaaagcgcatcacgtgtccggcccaccttattttactttccttggcaaacgcggcggcgtctctaatcttcgatcgctgacgtaggagagaactttgaatcccgtccctcacttgcgtggaacgggatactcctagcatcactctctcaattgcgcgttcaatgacgctcaccgcgttttcttcctgcttgcgaaatgcccaggtttccgaagcataggtcaaagcaggaggtacggtggtgttgaagaggtgagcacggagccgggtgttcctggtcttcttcactacatcctcgatgctcttgtacgctccccaagccgcttgtctcctcctgcccagctcgggggtcaggtagTCATCATGTttagttcccgacccagataaacgtagctggtgcactcggatatgttcgttccgttgagcgtgaatggggcatccgagacccgtccgttccgcatgaacatcgtcttgtctagattcagctgaagactgatgcatccacatgtttcgttgaattcggtcagcattcgttctgcttggctgatgctaggtgttatcagtacgatgtcatcagcaaagcgcaattGAGATCTTATTGTAATAAAAATACACAtttgaaatgaaggaaattttattcaaaaccTCTTCTTCAATCCAGTATtaataaagcaaaataataatataaaaagagtatgaagaaaagcaaacatGAGCAAGTTGTTCTGTGAAATTCAGCAAGCGGGAATTAGTTTTGCTCAACAATTATGATGAGAATACGGTTCGAAACTACTCATTACTTTGAACTATTATGAAAAATATCCCAAACGTAATAAATTGAAGGTCACGAAATTGATTAAAGTTATTGGCAGTAAGAGTTAAAGTTAAACGTTAATTAGTTAAACGAATGTTAAGCATCCTTCCGGTGACTTCTTTGATAAGCAGCTACCCGCTCTTTATGAATTCCTAGCATGACGATCGGCACATAAATTTGTTTGAACACCCAAAATGAAATCAACGTTCCCAAAGCGATCTGAAAACACTACATTTGTTTACAGCCATACGATACACAAAATGATGAATGGGTAATAATACGTGATaatgagtaataaataatCGTTCACATGAAAGGGATAGCGTCACCTTCCACACGATCAGAAAGGAATATATTCGAGTAGCAAAACGTGGACCATCTGGTTTTAAAATCTGCCACCATCAAATTATCCAAAAGTTCTATATGAAACTTTACGTATTTATCGATTGTCAAATTCAAGCAAGAGCCGAGATttttaacaaactttattccggctaacgtttcggcgtcgtcgccttcgtcagagcctggaaagtcaaaaAGTGTAAAGTGTaacatatcctctcaaatgccttatccagaacaagtcatcaatCTGTAAAATGCTATATCCAAaaccgaaataaaaaaagccgaaatcgttgtgcttacctaaGTAGCCGCATGCTGTGATAATAGCAGACTTCTGCGTGATAAAATCGTCCCGCTTATACTAATTTGAATGTGACCCGCATATGATACTGTTGTTCAAAACCCGCAAATGTCTTGATATAGAGCCAGCTCGTTAGTTACGATTATGcagctttcttttctattcatttttggacttttagcgtttatccaaaacgcttccaaaGTTTTGCGAGCCACAGTTTCAAGTTCGTACGATAGGACCGCGGCAGCTATGCAGGAgggagcattttcatgacattttctgcgatcAGTTGCTAGAGTGGTGGCTGCGTTTGGatgtttcatcccatctagatgttctttaatataaacacaaagaggtcgccctgtttcgccaatatgTTATTGTTCACATGTTTCGttcgaaattaaataaactacaCTAGAGATCATGCAGAGTCCTGCCTTAGCAAATGGGCATGTTACCCAGTTTGTAGTCGGGCAAATGCGATGGAACCTCCTGTTTAGGATTAACTGATTCTTGAGATTTGTtagaggtatttccacaactctcacttggtcaTCGAAATCACTCCTAATCAGACTGGTACTGATCGCCTTACTCCAGTCCCCGGTTATGAAAAACAAGCAGAAAATGATCTTTTTCGAGTCATCCGCTGCGGCATAATCTCACTGCGCAACAAGACGTAGCCTCCGCGGTACATTAGCAATGTATTGGAAGTTGAGATCCGTTGCGCTAGGTTAATCGCACTGATCCCCTCCTGGACATCAGATGTCACCCTTAGGGCTATTCTGAACATGTTCCCAGTGACTGATTTCTTGGTCTTCCAAGCGTGACCAGAAAGACGGTGGGCTAATATATTCTTAAcccgtccggctaaagccggacttcagactttctgtagtatttgcttcgctcgctttcactgatcaacgaaaattcataatagtgttattagttctatgaaattggacttgtgtatatccaacaatctttcttcttttttttatattataagtaaaagcgaaagatttcatagtcttctttctaaacgcgtcagttctacatttgcagaacgttcgagcttcagcttcaaacactccttatcaatatgtTATAcacaatatttaaaaatatcttGCGAAATATGGggttttctcctgttttctataaacggttatcaaagaatggtgctttggcataaaataacgtgaaagacatcatcctactgataaagacaacgttccacgtcagatcacataaacatcttgctattatttaagcagccgtttgcatgcgtgtttccactttctgagaatggcatgctaccaacttgaggcgaacgaagaaagaaatagatacgcggagcAGTCATGAAGATGAAAACcaacgcgcccagtggccacggatATGAAACGGCTTTAATCATTTATCTTCTGCGACATACACGCGAAGTTATTGCCCACAATTTCGattccgcgggacccgtctcaccccaagttatagctatctggcgccagcgcgacaacccgacgccgggtggacccgtcacacccccttttacaggtatctggcgtcggtggaccgtcgcaccccctcctataggtatctggcaccggtggccccatcgcaccccctcctataggtatctggcgtcggtggaccgtcgcaccccctcctataggtatcaggcgtcggtggacccgtcgcaccccattttataggtatctggtgtcggtggacccgtcgcaccccattttataggtatctggtgtcggtggacccgtcgcaccccattttataggtatctggtgtcggtggacccgtcgcaccccctcctataggtatctggcgtcggtggaccgtCGCCCCACCCcaccctcctataggtatctggcgtcggtggaccggtcgcaccccctcctataggtatctggcgtcggtggaccggtcgcaccccctcctataggtatctggcgtcggtggaccgtcgcaccccctcctataggtatctggcgtcggtggaccggtcgcaccccctcctataggtatctggcgtcggtggaccgtcgcaccccctcctataggtatctggcgtcggtggaccgtcgcaccccctcctataggtatcttgcgtcggtggacccgtcgcaccccctcctataggtatctggcgtcggtggacccgtcgaaccCCTTTATATATCTggtgtcggtggacccgtcgcaccccctcctataggtatctggcgtcggtggaccgtcgcaccccctcctataggtatctggcgtcggtggacccgtcgaaccccattttataggtatctggtgtcgGTGgacctcctataggtatctggcgtcggtggacccgtcgcaccccctcctataggtatctggcgtcggtggaccgtcgcaccccctcctataggtatctggcgtcggtggacccgtcgcaccccattttataggtatctggtgtcggtggacccgtcgcaccccctcctataggtatctggcaccgtcGCCCCcatgtggacccgtcgcacccccttctataggtatctggtgtcggtggacccgtcgcacccccctcctataggtatctggcgtcggtggaccgtcgcaccccctcctataggtatctggcgtcggtggacccgtcgaaccccattttataggtatctggtgtcggtggacccgtcgcaccccctcctataggtatctggcgtcggtggacccgtcgcaccccattttataggtatctggtgtcggtggacccgtcgcaccccctcctataggtatctggcgtcggtggacccgtcgcaccccctcctataggtatctggcgtcggtggacccgtcgcaccccctcctataggtatctggcgtcggtggaccgtcgcaccccctcctataggtatcaggcgtcggtggacccgccgcaccccctcctataggtatctggcgccggtggcccatcgcacccccctttatagtatctggcgtcggtggacccgtcgcaccccctcctataggtatctggcgtcggtggacccgtcgcaccccattttataggtatctggtgtcggtggacccgtcgcaccccctcctataggtatctggcgtcggtggacccgtcgcaccccctcctataggtatctggcgtcggtggacccgtcgcacccctttcttataggtatctggcgtcggtggacccgtcgcaccccctcctataggtatctggcgtcggtggacccgtcgcacccccttttataggtatctggtgtcggtggacccgtcgcaccccctcctataggtatctggcgtcggtggacccgtcgcacccccttcctataggtatctggcgtcggtggacccgtcgcaccccctcctataggtatctggcgtcggtggacccagTCGCACCCCCCccctctataggtatctggcgtcggtggacccgtcgcacccctctttataggtatctggcgtcggtggacccgtcgcacccccttcttataggtatctggcgtcggtggacccgtcgcaccccctcctataggtatctggcgtcggtggacccgtcgcaccccctcctataggtatctggcgtcggtggacccgtcgcaccccctcctataggtatctggcgtcggtggaccgtcgcaccccctcctataggtatctggcgtcggtggacccgtcgcacccccttctattaggtatctggcgtcggtggacccgtcgcacccccttcctataggtatctggcgtcggtggacccgtcgcaccccatttctataggtatctggcgtcggtggacccgtcgcaccccctcctataggtatctggcgtcggtgacCTCCCGTatcccgtggacccgtcgccccctcctataggtatctggcgtcggtggacccgtcgcaccccctcctataggtatctggcgtcggtggacccgtcgcacccccttttagaggtatctggcgtcggtggacccgtcgcaccccctcctataggtatctggcgtcggtggacccgtcgcaccccctcctataggtatctggcgtcggtggacccgtcgcaccccattttataggtatctggtgtcggtggacccgtcgcaccccctcctataggtatctggcgtcggtggacccgtcgcaccccctcctataggtatctggcgtcggtggaccgtcgcaccccctcctataggtatctggcgtcggtggaccggtcgcaccccctcctataggtatctggcgtcggtggacccgtcgcaccccattttataggtatctggtgtcggtggacccgtcgcaccccctcccctataggtatctggcgtcggtggacccgtcgcacccccttttataggtatctggcgtcggtggacccgtcgcaccccctcctataggtatctggcgtcggtggacccgtcgcacccccttataggtatctggcgcggtggacccgtcgccccCCCTACATctgcaccggtggacccgtcgctacccctggcgtcggtggaccgtcgcaccccctcctataggtatctggcgtcggtggacccgtcgcaccccctcctataggtatctggcgtcggtggacccgtcgcaccccctcctataggtatctggcgtcggtggacccgtcgcaccccctcctataggtatctggcgtcggtggacccgtcgcacccctcctataggtatctggcgtcggtggacccgtcgcaccccattttataggtatctggtgtcggtggacccgtcgcaccccctcctataggtatctggcgtcggtggacccgtcgcaccccctcctataggtatctggcgccggtggacccgtcgcaccccctcctataggtatctggcaccggtggacccgtcgcaccccctcctataggtatctggcgtcggtggacccgtcgcacccctcctataggtatcaggcgtcggtggacccgtcgcaccccctcctataggtatctggcgtcggtggacccgtcgcaccccctcctataggtatctggcgtcggtggacccgtcgcaccccattttataggtatctggtgtcggtggacccgtcgcacccccttctataggtatctggcgccggtggacccgtcgcacccccttctataggtatctggcgccggtggacccgtcgcaccccttctataggtatctggcaccggtggacccgtcgcaccccctcctataggtatctggcgtcggtggacccgtcgcaccccctcctataggtatctggcgtcggtggacccgtcgcacccccgtctacaggtatctggcaccggtggatccgtcgcaccccctcctataggtatctggcgtcggtggacccgtcgaaccccattttataggtatctggtgtcggtggacccgtcgcaccccctcctataggtatctggcgtcggtggacccgtcgcaccccctcctataggtatctggcgtcggtggacccgtcgcaccccctcctataggtatctggcgccggtggacccgtcgcaccccctcctataggtatctggcgccggtggacccgtcgcacccccttctataggtatctggcgccggtggacccgtcgcacccctttctataggtatctggcgccggtggacccgtcgcacccctcctCATAGGTATCCCGCACCCCTCccatatctggcgccggtggacccgtcgcacccccttttataggtatctggcgtcggtggacccgtcgcacccccttttataggtatctggcgccggtggacccgtcgcaccccctcctataggtatctggcgtcggtggacccgtcgcacccccttctataggtatctggcgccggtggacccgtcgcaccccctcctataggtatctggcgccggtggacccgtcgcaccccctcctataggtatctggcgccggtggacccgtcgcaccccctcctataggtatctggcgtcggtggacccgtcgcacccccttctataggtatctggcgcggtggacccgtcgcacccccttctacaggtatctggcgcggtggacccgtcgcacccccttctataggtatctggcgcggtggacccgtcgcacccccttccataggtatctggcgcggtggacccgtcgcacccccttctacaggtatctggcgcggtggacccgtcgcacccccttctacaggtatctggcgctcgCACCCCCTCTAGGACGGCGCCGTGGACcggtcgcaccccctcctatagctatctggcgccggtggacccgtcgcaccccctcctatgcatatctggcgccagtggacccgtcgcacccccttttaaggctatctggcgtcggtggacccatcgcacccccttctataggtatctggcgtcggtggacccatcgcacccccttctataggtatctggcgcaggTGGACCCATCAcacccccttttataggtatctggcgccggtggacccgtcgcacccacttctgtgggtatctggcgccggtggacccgtctcaccccattttataggtttctagcgtcggtggacccgtcgcaccccctcctataggtatctggcgccggtggacccgtcgcaccccctcctataggtatctggcgccggtggacccgtcgcacccccttctataagtatctgACGGCGGTGGATccgccgcacccccttctatagatatttgacgccggtggacccgtcgcaccccctcctataggtatctggcgccggtggacctgcggcacccccttctataggtatctggcgccggtggactcgtcgcaccccatattatagctatctggcgccggtagacccgtcgcacccccttctataggtatctggcatcggtggacccgtcgcacccccttcttataggtatctggcgtcggatggacccgtcgcaccccctcctataggtatctggcgtcgatggacccgtcgcacccccatcTATAGgtttctggcgccggtggacccgtcgcacccccttctataggtatctggcaccggtggacccgtcgcacccccttctataggtatctggcgccggtggacccgtcgcacccacttctataggtatctggcgccggtggacccgtcgcacccccttctataggtatctggcgccggtggacccgtcgcacccccttttataggtatctggcgtcggtggacccgtcgcaccccctctataggtatctggcgtcggtggacccgtcgcaccccctctataggtatctggcgccggtggacccgtcgcacccctccctataggtatctggcaccggtggacccgtcgcaccccctcctataggtatctggcgccggtggacccgtcgcacccccttctataggtatctggcgccggtggacccgtcgcaccccctcctataggtatctggcgccggtggacccgtcgcacccccttctataggtatctggcgccggtggacccgtcgcaccccctctataggtatctggcgccggtggacccgtcgcacccccttctataggtatctggcgccggtggacccgtcgcaccccctcctataggtatctggcgccggtggacccgtcgcaccccctctataggtatctggcgccggtggacccgtcacacctccttctataggtatctggcacgaGGGACCCATCGCACCAGCTTCTATTGGtttctggcgtcggtggacccgtcgcacccccttctataggtatctggcgtcggtggacccatcgcacccccctcctataggtatctggcgccggtggacccgtcgcaccccctttctataggtatctggcgccggtggacccgtcgcacccccttctctaggtatctgacgccgatggacccgtcgcacccccttctataggtatctggcgccggtggacccgtcgcaccccctcatataggtatctggcgccggtggacccgtcgcaccccctcatataggctatctggtgccggtggacccgttgcaccccttctaaaggtatctggcgccggtggaccattcgcaccccctcctataggtatctggcgccggtggacccgtcgcacccctttctataggtatctggcgccggtggacccgtcgcacccccttctataggtatctggcgccggtggacccgtcgcaccccctcctaaggctatctggcgccgatggacccgtcgcacccctcctataggtatctggcgtcggtggacccgtcgcaccccctcctataggtatctggcgccggtggacccgtcgcaccccctcctataggtatctggcgccggtggacccgtcgcacccctcctataggtatctggcgccggtggacccgtcgcacccccttctataggtatctggcgtcggtggacccgtcgcacccccttctataggtatctggcgccggtggacccgtcgcaccccttctataggtatctggcgccggtggacccgtcgcacccccttctataggtatctggcgtcggtgaacccgtcgcacccccttctataggtatctggcgtcggtggacccgtcgcaccccctctataggtatctggcgtcggtggacccgtcgcaccccttctataggtatctggcgccggtggacccgtcgcaccccctcctataggtatctggcgtcggtggacccgtcgccccTTCTAtagtatctggcgtcggtggacccgtcgcacccccccctataggtatctggcgtcggtggacccgtcgcaccccctcctataggtatctggcgccggtggacccgtcgcaccccctcctataggtatctggcgtcggtggacccgtcgcaccccctcctataggtatctggcgtcggtggacccgtcgcaccccattttataggtatctggcgtcggtggacccgtcgcacccccttctataggtatctggcgtcggtggacccgtcgcacccccttctataggtatctggcgtcggtggacccgtcgcaccccctcctataggtatctggcgtcggtggacccgccgcgccccctcctataggaatctggcgccggtggacccgtcgcacccccttctataggtatctgacggcggtggacccgtcgcacccccttctataggtatctggcgccggtggacccgtcgcatcgcctcctataggtatctggcgccggtggacccgtcgcaccccctcctataggtatctggcgccggtggacccgtcgcaccccctccggtggacccgtcgcacccctttctataggtatctggcgccggtggacccgtcgcaccccattctataggtatctggtgtcggtggacccgtcgcaccccctcctataggtatctggtgtcggtggacccgtcgcaccccattttataggtatctggcaccggtggacccgtcgcaccccctcctataggtatctggcaccggtggacccgtcgcacccccttctataggtatctggcgtcggtggacccgtcgcaccccctcctataggtatctggcaccggtggacccgtcgcacccccttctataggtatctggcaccggtggacccgtcgcacctcctcctataggtatctggcgccggtggacccgtcgcacccctttcctataggta is a window encoding:
- a CDS encoding hypothetical protein (NECATOR_CHRX.G22376.T2) — protein: MHQSSAESRQDDVHAERTGLGCPIHAQRNEHIRVHQLRLSGSGTKHDDYLTPELGRRRQAAWGAYKSIEDVVKKTRNTRLRAHLFNTTVPPALTYASETWAFRKQEENAVSVIERAIERVMLGVSRSTQVRDGIQSSLLRQRSKIRDAAAFAKESKIRWAGHVMRFNDNRWTRAVSDWVPRDIKRTTGRPPTRWSDFFTKSFKEKYDALRVPRERRNHWATLARVRNKWKNYWRPLDQFEDQRVSR
- a CDS encoding hypothetical protein (NECATOR_CHRX.G22374.T1), which encodes MTLVDRTISNGSLTMKIYEKIVGEMPPLTSTVRSKTSSLNPWYVGGISTSAQKRYRSMVKLVLEILLPSSTRLRDALKVKPNAIATLFTR
- a CDS encoding hypothetical protein (NECATOR_CHRX.G22375.T1) codes for the protein MPLPRYSPGKRFEPGNVCLQHFIMFSCYEVDQPKDLRTTVESLILGQKTKKTCIRVEELAILLYYLVLLIASMQLLSTDNHLLLNIGAGSENTYLFAVATVLRHRN
- a CDS encoding hypothetical protein (NECATOR_CHRX.G22376.T1); amino-acid sequence: MWMHQSSAESRQDDVHAERTGLGCPIHAQRNEHIRVHQLRLSGSGTKHDDYLTPELGRRRQAAWGAYKSIEDVVKKTRNTRLRAHLFNTTVPPALTYASETWAFRKQEENAVSVIERAIERVMLGVSRSTQVRDGIQSSLLRQRSKIRDAAAFAKESKIRWAGHVMRFNDNRWTRAVSDWVPRDIKRTTGRPPTRWSDFFTKSFKEKYDALRVPRERRNHWATLARVRNKWKNYWRPLDQFEDQRVSR